Proteins found in one Macrobrachium nipponense isolate FS-2020 chromosome 35, ASM1510439v2, whole genome shotgun sequence genomic segment:
- the LOC135208589 gene encoding substance-K receptor-like has protein sequence MRVSMDCNETCCSWGEGQVMCFSDNNFTDRCNLTHTDSWELGVRWAFTVVIAVLGFFGNLSILIILFRNRLLLRTPVNRFIMNMAFADFMLSWLGPVQFTISDTHQFYVLGEVWCHCEGYIQILVMLVSALSLTVISYDRMLGIVRPFHKQLQMWHYDVIIVFIWILSAAFALPFMLYRVYTVRIWKDLTETNCGENSKIGIWWILTPIVLIWIPVGTMVISYSSILMVLKCSKWRPRHTEHPAIIHLKKRVIIMMFIVVVGFIVCWGPFQANRIFYFLNTENGRFKDPTIGQAYDIFTTVSQYLLYVNPAFNPIVYGLMHNTFRRAFRITFSCFFNKKSPFVLMRGQGHQRYVWSMKSTTSAAYGQNLEANLRSRSRLRHKMCPRSLATPSAIVSSSAMVAAIALDHRKTAGQDVPDSSKTRGVEGKTGQTLLSHVNESYVHDLPPPSRTRYIASTGALGHLITQVIEEETSSDVDSERIL, from the exons ATGAGGGTCAGCATGGACTGCAACGAAACCTGCTGTTCTTGGGGGGAGGGTCAAGTGATGTGTTTCAGTGATAACAACTTCACGGACAGGTGCAACCTCACGCACACGGATTCGTGGGAGTTGGGAGTGAGGTGGGCGTTCACTGTCGTCATCGCGGTCCTGGGCTTCTTCGGGAACCTGTCCATCCTCATCATCCTCTTCAGGAACCGGCTCCTCTTGAGGACACCTGTGAACCGCTTCATCATGAACATGGCATTCGCCGACTTCATGCTGTCCTGGTTGGGACCCGTGCAGTTCACCATTTCAGACACTCACCAGTTCTACGTTTTAGGGGAAGTGTGGTGTCATTGTGAAGGGTACATCCAAA TCTTGGTGATGTTAGTGAGCGCGCTGAGTCTAACTGTGATCAGCTACGATCGGATGCTGGGAATCGTCCGCCCCTTCCACAAGCAACTGCAGATGTGGCACTATGACGTCATCATCGTTTTCATCTGGATCCTGTCTGCTGCTTTCGCCTTACCTTTCATGCTCTACAGAGTATATACG GTTCGCATCTGGAAAGATCTGACGGAGACCAATTGCGGGGAAAACTCCAAGATTGGCATATGGTGGATATTGACTCCGATTGTACTCATATGGATTCCCGTGGGAACCATGGTCATCTCCTACTCCTCTATTCTGATGGTCCTGAAGTGTTCCAAGTGGAGGCCCAGGCACACGG AGCATCCTGCAATCATTCACCTGAAGAAGCGCGTGATAATTATGATGTTCATCGTGGTGGTAGGATTCATCGTCTGCTGGGGTCCCTTCCAGGCCAACCGCATTTTCTATTTCCTCAACACAGAAAACGGGCGCTTCAAGGATCCGACCATCGGACAA GCTTACGATATTTTCACAACGGTGTCGCAGTACTTGTTGTACGTCAACCCGGCTTTCAACCCGATTGTGTATGGCCTGATGCATAACACGTTCAGGAGAGCATTCAGGATCACCTTCTCTTGCTTCTTCAATAAAAAG tcgcCGTTCGTGCTAATGAGGGGCCAAGGGCATCAGCGCTACGTTTGGTCGATGAAGTCGACCACAAGTGCCGCTTACGGACAGAATCTGGAGGCCAACTTgag GAGCAGGTCAAGGCTCCGTCACAAGATGTGCCCGAGGTCTCTGGCGACTCCTTCAGCCATCGTATCGTCCTCGGCCATGGTGGCTGCAATCGCACTCGACCACCGCAAAACGGCAGGGCAAGACGTCCCAGACAGCAGCAAAACTCGAGGGGTCGAAGGAAAGACGGGGCAAACTCTCTTGTCGCACGTGAATGAAAGTTACGTTCACGATCTGCCGCCGCCCTCGAGGACGAGGTACATTGCGAGCACGGGGGCACTCGGCCATCTCATAACGCAAGTCATCGAAGAGGAGACGTCCAGCGACGTCGATTCGGAGCGCATTTTGTGA